From the Ruminiclostridium josui JCM 17888 genome, one window contains:
- a CDS encoding aldo/keto reductase — MQKTRLGRTDLMVTRSSFGALPIQRISFDDAKKILLKAYNSGINFYDTARMYTDSEEKLGYAFSDIRKDIIIATKSVATDKKTLLEHLETSLRNLKTDYVDILQLHNPDVLPDPDDPESSYAGLMEAKKKGIVRFAGITNHRIKTAVEAVESGLYDTMQFPLNSLSSDMDLEIIGLCRKKDVGLIAMKAMSGGLITNAASTFAFLRQFDNVVPIWGIQRETELDEFLELENNPPVLNDELWEVIKRDRTELAGNFCRGCGYCMPCPAEIEIPTQARISLLLRRAPYEQYLSDEFKEKMELINKCIECGSCKNHCPYGIDTPNLLKAQLQDYNEFYATHK; from the coding sequence ATGCAGAAAACAAGATTGGGACGTACAGATTTAATGGTAACTAGGAGTAGTTTTGGTGCACTTCCTATACAGAGAATTTCATTTGATGACGCAAAAAAAATTCTTTTAAAGGCTTATAACAGCGGTATTAATTTTTATGATACTGCTCGTATGTATACAGATAGTGAGGAAAAGCTGGGATATGCTTTTTCTGATATAAGAAAGGACATAATAATTGCAACCAAAAGCGTTGCAACTGACAAGAAGACATTACTTGAGCATTTGGAAACCAGCTTAAGAAATTTGAAAACAGATTATGTTGATATACTTCAGCTTCATAATCCCGATGTCTTGCCTGACCCGGATGATCCTGAAAGTTCATACGCAGGCTTGATGGAAGCTAAGAAGAAGGGAATAGTGAGGTTTGCAGGAATTACAAATCACAGAATAAAAACTGCTGTAGAGGCAGTGGAATCTGGTCTGTATGATACAATGCAGTTTCCCTTAAATTCTCTTTCCTCAGATATGGACCTTGAAATTATTGGGTTGTGCAGAAAAAAGGATGTTGGTTTAATAGCCATGAAAGCCATGTCAGGTGGGTTAATTACAAATGCAGCGTCCACTTTTGCTTTTTTAAGACAGTTTGATAATGTTGTTCCAATTTGGGGCATACAAAGAGAAACTGAACTTGATGAATTTCTTGAATTAGAAAATAACCCTCCTGTTCTGAATGATGAATTATGGGAGGTTATAAAGAGAGACCGCACAGAACTAGCAGGAAATTTCTGCAGGGGCTGCGGTTACTGTATGCCTTGTCCTGCAGAAATTGAGATTCCTACTCAGGCACGTATATCCCTGCTTTTACGAAGAGCACCGTATGAGCAGTATTTGAGTGATGAGTTTAAAGAAAAAATGGAACTTATAAATAAGTGTATTGAATGTGGCAGTTGCAAGAATCACTGTCCATATGGTATTGATACTCCAAATCTTCTTAAAGCACAGCTTCAGGATTATAATGAGTTTTATGCTACACATAAATAA
- a CDS encoding beta-glucosidase family protein, with translation MAVNTRIFHCDEYFRLSREEKKEFESIIKKELEENPIKHLDTEWGRFENLPEMTEEEIDKLAEDVLSEMTLEQKVYQMSCDNDARYAPLNPPRYNFIPYYAGEDLELNIPAVKFTDGPTGIVMGYNATAFPVSIARGSTWDTELEERVGNVIGIEGRSGGANFFAGVCINLLRHPAWGRAQETYGEDTVLLGKMGAALTKGVQKHMMACIKHYAANSMENARFKVNVEMDERTLREIYLPHFKKCVDAGAAAIMSSYNRVRGEWCGHHDYLLNQILNGEWGFKGFVMSDFIWGVRDTVDAANGGQCMEMYATQFFGKRLVEAVKDGKVDESKIDAAVKRILRQKIRFSFVGDKSQYSPEKMGSKEHAQLAREVSEKSTVLLKNEGILPLDKDKIKKITVVGRLAVEPNTGDLKGSSAVFPPYVITPLQGIINEAGSGIEIKYVDGRIPHQAQELSKDADAVVIVAGLTSLDEGEFITNGGDVGGDRRYLGLHAEDEDIIETVSKVNKNVIVVLQGGSTIIVEPWKNFAKAILIQWYPGMEGGTALANILFGKVNPSAKLPVTVPATPQQLPYYDIDVTSIVYDYYHGYFLADKNKYPVSYPFGFGLSYTTYSYDNPKVSKNGDTISVSVDVFNTGKMSGDEVVQLYIGYKDSKVERHIKDLKGFTKIHLEPGEKKTAVIDINKEDLAYYCPESKQWVVEDIGYVALIGASSACKDLLKVDFDLK, from the coding sequence ATGGCTGTTAACACTCGAATTTTTCACTGTGATGAATACTTTCGACTCTCAAGGGAAGAAAAAAAGGAATTTGAAAGTATTATCAAAAAGGAGTTAGAGGAAAACCCAATAAAACATCTGGATACAGAATGGGGTCGTTTTGAAAATCTTCCTGAAATGACAGAGGAAGAAATTGATAAGTTGGCAGAAGATGTTTTATCTGAAATGACTTTGGAGCAAAAAGTTTACCAGATGTCATGTGACAATGATGCACGATATGCTCCTTTAAATCCTCCAAGATATAATTTTATTCCTTACTACGCTGGTGAAGACTTGGAATTGAACATACCAGCCGTTAAATTTACAGACGGACCTACAGGTATTGTTATGGGCTACAACGCTACGGCTTTTCCAGTATCAATAGCTCGTGGTTCAACCTGGGATACAGAACTTGAGGAGCGTGTGGGAAATGTAATAGGTATAGAAGGTCGTTCTGGAGGAGCAAACTTTTTTGCAGGAGTATGTATAAACCTCCTTCGGCATCCTGCATGGGGACGTGCTCAGGAAACATATGGTGAAGATACTGTTCTTTTAGGCAAAATGGGTGCGGCATTAACAAAGGGCGTTCAAAAGCATATGATGGCATGTATAAAGCACTATGCTGCCAACAGTATGGAAAATGCACGTTTTAAAGTCAACGTTGAAATGGATGAAAGAACTTTACGTGAAATATATCTTCCACATTTCAAAAAATGTGTAGATGCGGGCGCGGCAGCAATTATGAGTTCATATAACCGCGTTAGAGGCGAGTGGTGTGGTCACCATGATTACTTACTGAATCAGATTTTAAATGGAGAATGGGGTTTCAAAGGATTTGTAATGTCCGACTTTATATGGGGCGTTAGAGATACTGTAGACGCAGCAAACGGCGGACAATGCATGGAGATGTATGCAACTCAGTTCTTTGGAAAAAGGCTCGTTGAAGCTGTCAAAGATGGCAAAGTAGATGAAAGTAAAATAGATGCAGCAGTAAAGAGAATATTAAGACAGAAAATCAGATTCTCCTTTGTTGGAGACAAGTCACAATATTCTCCTGAGAAAATGGGCAGCAAGGAACATGCCCAGTTGGCTCGAGAGGTTTCTGAAAAATCAACTGTACTTCTTAAAAACGAAGGTATACTTCCCCTTGATAAAGATAAAATTAAGAAAATTACGGTTGTCGGAAGGCTGGCAGTTGAGCCTAATACAGGGGATTTAAAGGGAAGCAGTGCAGTATTTCCTCCTTATGTCATAACACCGCTTCAGGGTATTATAAATGAGGCAGGAAGCGGAATAGAAATAAAGTATGTAGATGGAAGAATACCACATCAGGCTCAAGAATTATCAAAGGATGCAGATGCCGTTGTAATTGTAGCAGGATTAACCTCTCTTGATGAGGGAGAATTTATTACAAACGGCGGTGATGTGGGAGGCGACAGGAGATACCTGGGTTTGCATGCCGAAGATGAGGATATTATTGAGACTGTATCAAAGGTAAACAAAAATGTAATTGTTGTATTGCAGGGTGGAAGTACTATTATAGTTGAACCATGGAAGAATTTCGCTAAGGCCATTCTTATCCAATGGTATCCCGGTATGGAAGGCGGAACTGCACTGGCAAATATACTTTTCGGAAAAGTAAATCCTTCTGCCAAGCTGCCTGTTACAGTACCTGCAACTCCGCAACAATTGCCTTACTACGATATTGACGTAACTTCTATTGTATATGACTATTATCATGGTTATTTTCTTGCAGATAAGAATAAGTACCCTGTTTCATATCCCTTTGGATTTGGACTTAGTTATACAACTTATAGCTACGACAATCCAAAAGTATCAAAGAACGGTGACACAATTTCTGTTTCAGTTGATGTATTTAATACTGGAAAAATGTCCGGAGATGAAGTTGTGCAATTATATATAGGTTACAAAGACTCAAAGGTTGAACGTCACATAAAAGACCTCAAAGGTTTTACCAAAATACATCTGGAGCCTGGAGAGAAAAAGACTGCGGTAATTGATATAAATAAAGAGGACCTTGCATACTATTGTCCTGAATCAAAGCAGTGGGTGGTTGAGGATATAGGGTATGTTGCATTAATAGGTGCATCTTCTGCTTGCAAGGATTTACTTAAAGTTGATTTTGATTTGAAATAA
- a CDS encoding methylated-DNA--[protein]-cysteine S-methyltransferase, with translation MKKIYFFETQIGPIGIAEEGSRITNVFFETDFNVDTVSEREKILQQSGYYVKETALLIEAGKQLGEYLKGKRIAFELPLAPIGTDFMKTVWNCLNKIPYGETRSYKQIAEAVGNPKACRAVGMANNKNPIPIFIPCHRVVGAKGALTGYRGGLEIKQKLLEIEKLKI, from the coding sequence ATGAAAAAGATATATTTTTTTGAAACACAAATAGGGCCAATAGGCATTGCAGAGGAAGGGAGCAGAATAACCAACGTATTTTTTGAAACAGATTTTAATGTGGATACTGTTTCAGAGAGAGAGAAGATTCTGCAGCAATCAGGGTATTATGTTAAAGAAACAGCACTTTTGATAGAAGCGGGTAAGCAGCTAGGTGAATATCTGAAAGGTAAAAGGATAGCCTTTGAATTGCCGCTGGCTCCTATAGGAACAGATTTTATGAAAACTGTTTGGAATTGTCTAAATAAAATACCATATGGGGAGACAAGAAGCTATAAACAGATAGCAGAAGCCGTAGGAAACCCAAAGGCATGCCGAGCAGTAGGAATGGCTAACAATAAAAACCCAATCCCAATATTTATACCATGTCATCGTGTAGTTGGAGCAAAGGGAGCTTTGACAGGATATAGAGGCGGCTTAGAAATAAAGCAAAAGCTTCTTGAAATAGAAAAATTAAAAATTTGA
- a CDS encoding ATP-binding cassette domain-containing protein, whose translation MEKIIKVSNLVKNYGAVEAVKNISFEVEKGSLFAFLGTNGAGKSTTIDILSTLITKNSGSVVINGWELGKDDKKIREDIGIVFQNSVLDNLLTVRENLSIRGSFYGLRGSALKKLQVDSVNQQTNGVLNGDKLSYLINSWILGGLLSITTLTSTLGALGAMVNDRYNRIIMDFKSSPISAMIYPISCVITSFIVGTIISVISFVVYGGYIYFSTGYFFSIGMILKCLGLICLSAMMSAALMGFMVSFFSTISAYSSASLIVGTTIGFLNGLYVPMGALPETIQSVIKCLPFGHVASLFRRVLMQESLDLCFKNAPISVRDSYTRDFGVILDWNGSEISSYTSIAFTLGVLLISLLLFFINFRRKKQEI comes from the coding sequence ATGGAAAAAATAATCAAAGTAAGTAATCTGGTAAAAAACTACGGAGCTGTTGAAGCAGTAAAGAATATATCTTTTGAGGTTGAAAAAGGAAGTTTGTTTGCTTTTTTAGGTACGAATGGAGCAGGTAAATCCACTACAATAGATATATTATCTACACTAATAACAAAGAATTCCGGCAGTGTTGTTATTAATGGGTGGGAACTGGGAAAAGATGATAAAAAAATCCGAGAGGATATTGGGATTGTATTCCAAAATAGCGTTTTAGATAATCTACTTACAGTAAGAGAGAATCTGTCTATAAGGGGTTCATTTTACGGACTGAGAGGCTCTGCATTAAAGAAGTTGCAGGTAGACTCCGTAAATCAGCAAACAAATGGAGTGCTTAATGGGGACAAGCTGTCATATCTTATAAATAGCTGGATTTTAGGAGGATTGTTGTCAATTACTACATTGACAAGTACATTAGGGGCATTAGGAGCAATGGTAAATGATCGGTATAACAGAATTATCATGGATTTTAAAAGTTCTCCCATTTCAGCGATGATATATCCTATTTCATGTGTAATAACGTCTTTTATAGTGGGAACTATCATAAGTGTTATATCTTTTGTGGTTTATGGAGGGTACATTTATTTTAGTACAGGATATTTCTTCAGTATTGGAATGATTTTAAAATGTCTTGGACTGATTTGCCTGTCTGCTATGATGAGTGCTGCATTAATGGGTTTTATGGTGTCATTCTTTTCAACAATCAGTGCTTATTCATCCGCTAGTCTTATAGTAGGAACAACAATAGGATTTTTAAATGGGCTTTATGTACCTATGGGAGCATTGCCCGAAACTATTCAAAGTGTAATAAAATGTTTGCCTTTTGGACATGTCGCTTCACTCTTCAGACGTGTACTTATGCAAGAGTCACTTGATTTGTGTTTTAAAAATGCTCCTATATCGGTACGTGATAGTTACACCCGTGATTTTGGGGTGATTCTGGACTGGAATGGAAGCGAAATCAGTTCATACACTTCAATAGCATTTACTTTAGGAGTATTACTGATTTCATTATTACTGTTTTTTATAAATTTCAGACGCAAAAAACAAGAAATATAG
- a CDS encoding ArsR/SmtB family transcription factor, with protein sequence MIDLKIYEKKADKIKALAHPQRLCIVKGLLEGGCNVTKIQECLGLPQSTVSQHLAKLKSAGIIDGERKGLEICYHVIDKEIIDIVKILLKDEIQNS encoded by the coding sequence TTGATAGATTTAAAAATTTATGAAAAGAAAGCTGATAAAATAAAGGCACTGGCTCATCCTCAACGACTGTGCATTGTAAAAGGATTATTAGAAGGGGGTTGTAACGTAACCAAGATACAGGAATGTCTTGGCCTCCCCCAGTCTACGGTATCACAGCATCTTGCGAAGCTCAAGTCGGCAGGTATAATCGATGGAGAGCGAAAAGGGCTTGAAATCTGCTATCATGTAATTGATAAGGAGATTATAGACATTGTAAAAATTCTTCTTAAAGATGAAATTCAAAACAGCTAG
- a CDS encoding CPC_1213 family protein translates to MSSNKKNKKSNKQNEDGAFHSKNIKHDPQAESARAKFGKDTPASE, encoded by the coding sequence ATGAGCAGCAATAAAAAAAATAAGAAAAGCAATAAGCAGAATGAAGACGGTGCTTTCCACTCAAAAAATATAAAACATGATCCTCAAGCGGAAAGTGCCAGAGCAAAATTCGGTAAGGATACTCCTGCATCGGAGTAA